A genome region from Candidatus Protochlamydia phocaeensis includes the following:
- a CDS encoding leucine-rich repeat domain-containing protein — MIASLQDLSLNAFIGLLPTELTPEDETQLHFLTHFFIDSQLSTHICLQIIEQKKDLRLLSYFSNNTLSIIPPLKQLHKGALDCLDITKILLEAFPNLKALDFSEQKLTSLGQLNLAGHNKGFNLKKLNLSDTDIANLDNLDFPLLEELDLSYCRKLPAEEFLKLKDKFPHLKKLNLNGTLIASLDGLDLPLLEELNLDYCNELLADEFLTLQYPNLKKLDLFGTQIASLEGLEFPFLEELNLGDCRRLPPAEFLTLKDKFPHLKKLSLKNTKIASLDGLDFPQLEELNLGNCINLLPEEFLTLQCPNLKKLDLFGTQIASLEGLEFPFLEELNLGDCRRLPPAEFLTLKDKFPHLKKLSLKNTKIASLDGLDFPQLEELNLGNCINLLPEEFLTLQCPNLKKLHLTGTYIASLEGLDLPYLEELNLSDNFWLEEILKLKCPNLKKLDLFGTQIASLEGLEFPFLEELNLGDCRRLPPAEFLKLKDKFPHLKKLDLFGTQIASLEGLELPLLEELEISRCQNLTAEEFLKLKTKCPNLKKP, encoded by the coding sequence ATGATAGCAAGTTTGCAAGACTTATCTCTTAACGCTTTTATAGGTCTGCTTCCAACAGAATTGACCCCAGAAGACGAAACGCAATTACACTTCCTCACGCACTTTTTTATCGATTCTCAGCTAAGCACCCACATTTGTTTACAGATTATTGAGCAGAAAAAAGACCTGCGATTATTATCCTATTTTTCCAACAACACCCTTTCGATCATTCCCCCTTTAAAACAATTGCATAAGGGCGCTCTCGATTGCTTGGACATCACTAAAATCCTTTTAGAAGCCTTTCCGAACCTAAAAGCACTTGATTTCTCCGAACAAAAACTAACAAGCTTAGGTCAATTAAATTTAGCCGGTCATAATAAGGGCTTCAATCTCAAAAAGCTTAATCTTTCTGATACTGATATTGCCAACTTAGATAATTTGGATTTCCCCCTTCTTGAAGAGTTAGATTTAAGCTATTGCAGAAAACTGCCAGCAGAAGAATTTCTTAAACTCAAAGATAAATTCCCTCATCTTAAAAAACTCAATTTGAATGGCACGCTGATTGCCAGCTTAGATGGGCTGGATTTGCCTCTTCTCGAAGAATTAAATTTAGATTATTGTAACGAACTGCTTGCAGATGAATTTCTCACGCTTCAATACCCTAATCTCAAAAAGCTTGATTTGTTTGGCACGCAGATTGCCAGCTTAGAGGGGCTGGAATTCCCCTTTCTCGAAGAATTAAATTTAGGGGATTGCAGACGCTTACCACCCGCTGAATTTCTCACGCTCAAAGACAAATTCCCCCATCTGAAAAAGCTTTCTTTGAAAAACACAAAAATTGCTAGCTTAGATGGATTGGACTTCCCTCAGCTCGAAGAATTAAACTTAGGAAATTGCATAAACTTACTCCCAGAAGAATTTCTCACGCTTCAATGCCCTAATCTCAAAAAGCTTGATTTGTTTGGCACGCAGATTGCCAGCTTAGAGGGGCTGGAATTCCCCTTTCTCGAAGAATTAAATTTAGGGGATTGCAGACGCTTACCACCCGCTGAATTTCTCACGCTCAAAGACAAATTCCCCCATCTGAAAAAGCTTTCTTTGAAAAACACAAAAATTGCTAGCTTAGATGGATTGGACTTCCCTCAGCTCGAAGAATTAAACTTAGGAAATTGCATAAACTTACTCCCAGAAGAATTTCTCACGCTTCAATGCCCTAATCTCAAAAAGCTTCATTTGACCGGCACGTATATTGCCAGCTTAGAGGGATTGGATTTACCTTATCTGGAAGAGTTAAATTTAAGCGATAACTTCTGGTTAGAAGAAATTCTCAAGCTTAAATGTCCGAATCTCAAAAAGCTTGATTTGTTTGGCACGCAGATTGCCAGCTTAGAGGGGCTGGAATTCCCCTTTCTCGAAGAATTAAATTTAGGGGATTGCAGACGCTTACCACCCGCTGAATTTCTCAAACTCAAAGATAAATTCCCCCATCTTAAAAAGCTTGATTTGTTTGGCACACAGATTGCCAGTTTAGAGGGATTGGAATTGCCTCTTCTTGAAGAGTTAGAGATAAGCCGATGCCAAAACCTGACTGCAGAAGAATTTCTCAAGCTTAAAACTAAATGCCCCAACCTTAAAAAACCTTGA
- a CDS encoding leucine-rich repeat domain-containing protein: MVASLQNLSLNAFIGLLPTELTAEDETQLHFLTHFFIDSQLSTHICLQIIEQKKDLKLLPYFSNNTLSIIPPLKQLHKGALDCLDITKILLEAFPNLKALDFSAQQLPNLDELNLSHLEELNFQGCQSFSENPLHLTQDKYPHLKKLSLNGSDITSLEGVNLPLLEELDISRCRDLPAEAFLKLKDQCPHLKKLSLEDTKIASLNGLELTQLEELNLNLCYSLPVEEFLKLKDQCPNLKKLDLFGTQIASLEGLELPLLEELNLNDCQNLSPHEFLKFKDKYPNLKKLNLWSTSITSLDGVELTQLEELNLNYCLNLPPHEFLKLKDQCPHLKKLNFNNTTIASLDGLDLPQLEELDLGNCSDLLPEEFLKLKCPNLKKLSLEDTKIASLDGLDFPQLEELDLGNCINLLPEEFLKLKTKYPHLKKLNLISTQIASLDGLDLPQLEELTLSRCHNLPAEEFLTLKAKCPNLKKLSLWSTRIASLDEMDLPMLEELNLDHCKSLPPEEFLKLKAKCPNLKKLDLAGTQIASLDSLEFSHLEELTLNRCQNLSVDALLYLKCPNLKKLYTEKVNFATSLESFKQKHPQMIVWT, encoded by the coding sequence ATGGTAGCAAGTTTGCAAAACTTATCTCTTAACGCTTTTATAGGTCTGCTTCCAACAGAATTGACGGCAGAAGACGAAACGCAATTACACTTCCTCACGCACTTTTTTATCGATTCTCAGCTAAGCACCCACATTTGTTTACAGATTATTGAGCAGAAAAAAGACCTCAAGTTATTGCCCTATTTTTCCAACAACACCCTTTCGATCATTCCCCCTTTAAAACAATTGCATAAGGGCGCTCTCGATTGCTTGGACATCACTAAAATCCTTTTAGAAGCCTTTCCGAACCTAAAAGCACTTGATTTCTCTGCCCAGCAACTCCCTAACTTGGATGAATTGAATTTATCTCATTTAGAGGAGTTAAACTTTCAAGGATGTCAATCTTTCTCGGAAAATCCCTTACACCTCACTCAAGATAAATATCCCCATCTTAAAAAGCTTAGCTTGAATGGCTCGGATATTACCAGCTTAGAGGGGGTGAATTTGCCTCTTCTTGAAGAGTTAGATATAAGCCGGTGCCGAGACCTGCCTGCAGAAGCATTTCTCAAGCTTAAAGATCAATGCCCACATCTCAAAAAGCTTTCTTTGGAAGACACTAAGATTGCTAGCTTAAATGGATTGGAATTGACTCAACTTGAAGAATTGAATTTAAATCTTTGCTATAGCTTGCCTGTAGAGGAATTTCTCAAGCTTAAAGATCAATGTCCCAACCTCAAAAAGCTTGATTTGTTTGGCACGCAGATTGCCAGCTTGGAAGGGCTGGAATTGCCTCTTCTCGAAGAATTAAATTTAAATGATTGTCAAAACTTGTCACCTCATGAATTTCTCAAGTTTAAAGATAAGTATCCTAATCTCAAAAAGCTTAATTTGTGGTCTACTAGTATTACCAGCTTAGATGGGGTGGAGTTGACTCAACTTGAAGAATTAAATTTAAACTATTGTCTCAACCTGCCACCTCATGAATTTCTCAAGCTTAAAGATCAATGCCCACATCTCAAAAAGCTTAATTTCAATAATACAACTATTGCTAGCTTAGATGGGTTGGATTTACCTCAACTCGAAGAGTTAGACTTAGGAAATTGCTCAGACTTACTCCCAGAAGAATTTCTCAAGCTTAAATGCCCAAATCTCAAAAAACTTTCTTTGGAAGACACAAAGATTGCTAGCTTAGATGGATTGGACTTCCCTCAGCTCGAAGAATTAGACTTAGGAAATTGCATAAACTTACTCCCAGAAGAATTTCTCAAGCTTAAAACTAAGTATCCCCATCTGAAAAAGCTTAATTTGATTAGCACGCAGATTGCCAGCTTAGATGGGTTGGATTTACCTCAACTCGAAGAGTTAACTTTAAGCCGGTGCCACAACCTGCCAGCAGAAGAATTTCTCACGCTCAAAGCTAAATGCCCAAATCTCAAAAAACTTAGCTTGTGGTCTACTCGTATTGCCAGCTTAGATGAAATGGATTTGCCTATGCTCGAAGAGTTGAATTTAGATCATTGTAAAAGCTTACCTCCAGAAGAATTTCTCAAGCTTAAAGCTAAATGCCCAAATCTCAAAAAGCTAGATTTGGCCGGTACTCAGATTGCTAGCTTAGATAGTTTGGAATTTTCCCATCTCGAAGAATTAACTTTAAACCGTTGCCAAAACTTATCAGTGGATGCCCTTCTCTATCTCAAATGTCCCAATCTTAAAAAGCTTTATACAGAGAAGGTTAATTTTGCGACTTCTTTAGAGTCTTTTAAGCAAAAACATCCCCAGATGATTGTGTGGACATAA
- a CDS encoding leucine-rich repeat domain-containing protein, translated as MVLSLQDSALKVFIDLLPTELTQEDETQLHFLTHFFIDSQLSAHICLQIIEQKKDLKLLPYFSNNTLSHIPPLKQLHKGALNCLDITKILLEAFPHLKALDFSAQQLPNLDELNLSHLEELNFQGCQSFSENPLHLTQDKYPHLKKLSLNGSNIASLDGMDLPMLEELNLDHCKSLPPEEFLKLKAKCPHLKKLNLQNTQLACLDGLELTQLEELNLNFCSNLPAEEFLKLKAKCPHLKKLNLQNTQLACLDGLELTQLEELNVGYCKNLPAEEFLKLKCPNLKKLSLWNNNISSLEGAEFPLLEELDLGDCTRLPPVEFLTLKDKFPHLKKLHLPNTQITSLEGLELPYLKELNLDRCNKLLADEFLKLKCPTLKKLHLWHNNISNLEGLAFPLLEELDLGNCINLPPEEFLKLKAKFPYLKKLDLFGTQIASLDGLELPYLEELNLDRCKKLLADEFLKLKTKCPSLKKLNLGDIKITSLKGLEFPFLEELDLGDCTSLSVEEFIKIQEQCPNLKKLDVKNFHPSILNDLDNDIQR; from the coding sequence ATGGTATTAAGTTTGCAAGACTCGGCACTTAAAGTTTTTATTGATCTGCTTCCAACAGAATTGACCCAAGAAGATGAAACGCAATTACACTTCCTCACGCACTTTTTTATCGATTCTCAGCTAAGCGCCCACATTTGTTTACAGATTATTGAGCAGAAAAAAGACCTCAAGTTATTGCCCTATTTTTCCAACAACACCCTTTCGCACATTCCCCCTTTAAAACAATTGCATAAGGGCGCTCTCAATTGCTTGGACATCACTAAAATCCTTTTAGAAGCCTTTCCGCACCTAAAAGCACTTGATTTCTCTGCCCAGCAACTCCCTAACTTGGATGAATTGAATTTATCTCATTTAGAGGAATTAAACTTTCAAGGATGCCAATCTTTCTCGGAAAATCCCTTACACCTCACTCAAGATAAATATCCCCATCTGAAAAAGCTTAGCTTGAATGGCTCGAATATTGCCAGCTTAGATGGAATGGATTTGCCTATGCTCGAAGAGTTGAATTTAGATCATTGTAAAAGCTTACCTCCAGAAGAATTTCTCAAGCTTAAAGCTAAATGCCCCCATCTCAAAAAGCTTAATTTACAAAATACTCAGCTCGCCTGCTTAGATGGATTGGAATTGACTCAGCTTGAAGAATTAAATTTAAACTTTTGTTCCAATCTACCTGCAGAAGAATTTCTCAAGCTTAAAGCTAAATGCCCCCATCTCAAAAAACTTAATTTACAAAATACTCAGCTCGCCTGCTTAGATGGATTGGAATTGACTCAGCTTGAAGAATTAAATGTAGGCTATTGTAAAAACTTGCCAGCAGAAGAATTTCTCAAACTTAAATGCCCGAATCTCAAAAAACTCAGTTTGTGGAATAATAATATTTCCAGCTTAGAGGGAGCGGAATTCCCCCTTCTCGAAGAGTTAGATTTAGGGGATTGTACACGCTTACCACCCGTTGAATTTCTCACGCTCAAAGATAAATTCCCCCATCTTAAAAAGCTTCACTTGCCAAATACTCAAATTACTAGCTTAGAGGGGTTGGAATTGCCTTATCTAAAAGAGCTAAATTTAGACCGTTGTAACAAACTGCTTGCAGATGAATTCCTCAAGCTTAAATGCCCGACTCTCAAAAAGCTTCATTTGTGGCATAATAATATTAGCAACTTAGAGGGATTGGCATTCCCCCTTCTTGAAGAGTTAGATTTGGGAAATTGCATAAACTTACCACCAGAAGAATTTCTCAAGCTCAAAGCTAAATTCCCCTATCTGAAAAAGCTTGATTTGTTTGGCACGCAGATTGCTAGTTTAGATGGGTTGGAATTGCCTTATCTAGAAGAACTAAATTTAGACCGTTGTAAAAAACTGCTTGCAGATGAATTCCTCAAGCTTAAAACTAAATGTCCCAGTCTTAAGAAACTTAATTTGGGAGATATAAAAATTACCAGCTTAAAGGGCTTGGAATTTCCCTTTCTCGAAGAGTTAGATTTAGGGGATTGCACAAGCCTATCGGTAGAAGAATTTATCAAAATTCAAGAGCAATGCCCAAATCTTAAAAAGCTTGATGTGAAGAATTTTCATCCCTCCATACTAAATGATTTAGACAACGACATCCAAAGATAG
- a CDS encoding leucine-rich repeat domain-containing protein gives MVLSLQDSALKVFIDQLPTELTAEDETQLHFLAHFFIDSQLSTHICLQIIEQKKDIKLLPYFSNNTLSRIPPLKKLHKGTLDCVKITKILLQAFPNLKALDFSAQQLPNLDELNLSHLEELNFQGCQSFSENPLHLTQDKYPHLKKLNLNGTDITCLERLDLPLLEELDLGNCISLPKEEFLKLKTKCPHLKKLNVSDNKITDLDGLDLPYLEELNLSFCQDLPPKEFLKLQAKCPHLKKLNLQGTHITCLDGIGCFLEELDLSFCTSLPKEEFLKLKTKYPYLKKLNLFGSSLGFKQKSPTASIWR, from the coding sequence ATGGTATTAAGTTTGCAAGATTCGGCACTTAAAGTTTTTATTGATCAGCTTCCAACAGAATTGACGGCAGAAGATGAAACGCAATTACACTTCCTCGCGCACTTTTTTATCGATTCTCAACTAAGCACCCACATTTGTTTACAGATTATTGAGCAGAAAAAAGACATCAAGTTATTGCCCTATTTTTCCAACAACACCCTTTCGCGCATTCCTCCTTTAAAAAAACTGCATAAGGGCACTCTCGATTGCGTTAAAATCACTAAAATCCTTTTACAAGCCTTTCCGAACCTAAAAGCACTTGATTTCTCTGCCCAACAACTCCCAAACTTGGATGAATTGAATTTATCTCATTTAGAGGAGTTAAACTTTCAAGGATGTCAATCTTTCTCGGAAAATCCCTTACACCTTACTCAGGATAAATATCCCCATCTCAAAAAGCTTAATTTGAATGGCACAGATATTACCTGTTTGGAAAGACTGGATTTACCTCTTCTTGAAGAATTGGATTTAGGAAATTGCATCAGCCTGCCAAAAGAGGAATTTCTCAAGCTCAAAACTAAATGCCCGCATCTCAAAAAGCTTAATGTGAGTGATAATAAAATTACCGACTTAGATGGATTGGATTTACCTTATTTAGAAGAGTTAAATTTAAGCTTTTGCCAAGACCTGCCACCAAAAGAATTTCTCAAACTTCAAGCTAAATGCCCTCATCTTAAAAAACTGAATTTGCAAGGCACACATATCACTTGCTTAGATGGGATAGGATGCTTTCTCGAAGAGTTAGATTTAAGCTTTTGCACAAGCCTGCCAAAAGAGGAATTTCTCAAGCTTAAAACTAAGTATCCCTATCTCAAAAAGCTTAATTTGTTTGGCT